One part of the Sphingobium yanoikuyae genome encodes these proteins:
- a CDS encoding sulfite exporter TauE/SafE family protein yields the protein MTINPLYSLTGFIVGTLVGLTGVGGGSLMTPILVLLFNFHPAAAVGTDLLYACVTKSVGSLVHGWKRSVDWAIVGWLALGSMPAAIGALMALRAMGPPSAAVVDPIKVTLGVMLFLTGLVLLFRDRITAWSRTHGQDRSPVTTRNLTILLGVVVGVAVTITSVGAGAIGATALLILYPRTPLARIVGSDVAHAVPLTLVAGIGHWWLGTVDMSLLASLLIGSIPGIIVGSLLASHVREAVLRTILAAILIIVALNLIL from the coding sequence GTGACGATCAATCCGCTCTATTCCCTGACGGGCTTCATCGTCGGCACGCTGGTCGGGCTGACCGGCGTTGGCGGCGGATCGCTGATGACGCCGATCCTGGTGCTGCTGTTCAATTTCCACCCGGCTGCGGCCGTCGGCACCGACCTTCTCTATGCCTGCGTCACCAAGAGCGTGGGCAGCCTGGTCCATGGCTGGAAGCGGTCGGTCGACTGGGCGATCGTCGGCTGGCTGGCGCTGGGGTCGATGCCGGCCGCGATCGGCGCGCTGATGGCGCTGCGGGCGATGGGGCCACCGTCGGCCGCCGTGGTCGATCCGATCAAGGTGACGTTGGGGGTGATGCTGTTCCTCACCGGCCTGGTGCTGCTGTTCCGCGATCGGATCACGGCCTGGTCGCGCACCCATGGCCAGGATCGCAGCCCCGTCACCACCCGCAACCTCACCATATTGCTGGGCGTGGTCGTGGGCGTGGCGGTGACCATCACCTCGGTCGGGGCCGGCGCGATCGGCGCGACCGCGCTGCTGATCCTCTATCCGCGCACGCCGCTCGCCCGCATCGTCGGCAGCGACGTCGCCCATGCCGTGCCGCTGACGCTGGTGGCCGGCATCGGCCATTGGTGGCTGGGCACGGTCGACATGTCGCTGCTGGCATCGCTGCTGATCGGGTCGATCCCCGGCATCATCGTCGGCAGCCTGCTCGCCTCGCATGTGCGCGAAGCGGTGCTGCGTACGATCCTGGCGGCGATCCTGATCATCGTCGCGCTGAACCTGATCCTCTGA
- a CDS encoding LytTR family DNA-binding domain-containing protein, with the protein MKRLRRVLLELWAMLPVAVVVGFLGPFGTYLSGDFLLRAGRWWIMLMGAYILARPTLIAWRAIARATRLPRGSLVFWGMVASSFPMALIWRLVGRDEVRLLGGYAGLLPFTLLCCLLVMTIAWWAERADAHLLRYYDEHMGPASPFVSPSTDGAPPLTPMAGKQVRLHQRLSPAFTGPIIALESEDHYVRIHGPHGSELILMRLRDAIAEMDDVPGAQTHRSWWVAKAALADGASVGKGREIRLTNGLSAPIARDSLDRLRQSGFLPD; encoded by the coding sequence GTGAAACGTCTCCGCCGTGTGCTGCTCGAACTCTGGGCGATGCTGCCGGTCGCGGTGGTGGTCGGCTTTCTTGGCCCCTTTGGCACCTATTTGTCGGGCGACTTCCTGCTGCGCGCCGGGCGATGGTGGATCATGCTGATGGGCGCCTATATCCTCGCGCGGCCGACGCTGATCGCCTGGCGGGCGATTGCGCGGGCGACCCGCCTACCGCGCGGGTCTCTGGTCTTCTGGGGCATGGTCGCCTCCAGCTTTCCCATGGCGCTGATCTGGCGGCTGGTCGGGCGGGACGAGGTGCGACTGTTGGGCGGCTATGCCGGCCTTTTGCCCTTCACTTTGCTCTGCTGTCTGCTCGTCATGACCATCGCCTGGTGGGCGGAGCGGGCGGACGCGCATCTGCTGCGCTATTATGATGAGCATATGGGGCCGGCTTCACCCTTCGTGTCGCCATCGACCGATGGTGCGCCGCCGCTCACGCCGATGGCGGGAAAGCAGGTTCGCCTTCATCAGCGTCTCAGTCCGGCTTTCACTGGTCCCATAATCGCCCTGGAGAGCGAGGATCATTATGTCCGCATCCATGGGCCGCATGGCAGCGAACTGATCCTGATGCGGCTGCGCGATGCCATTGCCGAAATGGACGATGTGCCCGGCGCGCAGACCCATCGCAGCTGGTGGGTGGCCAAGGCGGCGCTTGCCGACGGAGCAAGCGTGGGCAAGGGCCGGGAAATCCGGCTGACCAACGGTCTGTCCGCGCCGATCGCGCGCGATTCCCTTGATCGGCTGCGCCAGTCCGGTTTCCTGCCGGACTGA
- a CDS encoding glycosyl hydrolase family 79 N-terminal domain-containing protein — protein MTKGHMLMVGSLSLLAMTGAMLGAATPPVDPGRFAQVAKVDDQYQAYNVEMVEVVGGRFWAPYPKPGEPRPQPAAGGSGGVDIAAVMFRKREPIDLAGDTRLRNLARALGPTYVRVSGGWANAVYFHDSDTPPPATPPKGYQSVLTRAQWAGVVDFVKAVGGKLVVSFPVSDGARDASGVWDPDQARRLNAYTEKLGGHIYAAELINEPNAGSMVGLPKGYDAVAFARDMAVFRAFRDADAPQMKIVGPGSTGEAGFVIMPRNIGVVPTDALMSAEPRPRVDIFSYHFYGTVSKRCAAMDKSAGISPDRALDEDWLARADSTATYYKERQQRFAPGTDIWITETAQAACGGDAWAATWRDSFRYVDQLGRQAKQGVSVVFHNTLAASDYALIDEATMMPRPSYWAAVLWARLMGNVVLDAGRNEGKLHLYSQCLRGTPGGVALVAINLDTANPASLSLAGKAARYTLTADNLDAGSVKLNGRTLAVGQDGVLPNLKGVAARGLQSLPAASISYLTYPDARNPACP, from the coding sequence GTGACGAAGGGCCACATGTTGATGGTGGGAAGCCTGTCCCTGCTGGCGATGACGGGCGCGATGCTGGGCGCTGCCACGCCTCCCGTAGACCCCGGCCGCTTTGCTCAGGTCGCAAAGGTCGATGACCAGTATCAGGCCTATAATGTCGAGATGGTGGAGGTGGTCGGCGGCCGCTTCTGGGCCCCCTATCCCAAGCCGGGCGAGCCGCGGCCCCAGCCAGCGGCTGGCGGCAGCGGCGGCGTCGATATCGCGGCCGTCATGTTCCGCAAGCGCGAGCCGATCGACCTGGCCGGCGACACGCGGCTGCGCAATCTCGCCCGCGCGCTGGGGCCGACCTATGTGCGCGTGAGTGGTGGCTGGGCCAATGCCGTCTATTTCCATGACAGCGATACGCCGCCACCTGCCACCCCGCCCAAGGGCTATCAGAGCGTCCTGACCCGTGCCCAATGGGCCGGCGTCGTCGATTTCGTGAAGGCCGTTGGCGGCAAACTGGTCGTATCCTTCCCCGTGAGCGACGGCGCGCGCGACGCATCGGGCGTATGGGATCCCGATCAGGCGCGCCGGCTCAACGCCTATACCGAGAAGTTGGGCGGCCATATCTACGCCGCCGAACTCATCAACGAACCCAATGCGGGGTCTATGGTCGGCTTGCCAAAGGGCTATGATGCGGTGGCCTTCGCCCGCGACATGGCCGTCTTTCGCGCGTTCCGCGACGCCGATGCACCGCAGATGAAGATCGTCGGGCCGGGCAGCACCGGCGAGGCCGGCTTCGTCATCATGCCGCGCAATATCGGCGTGGTGCCGACCGACGCACTGATGAGCGCCGAGCCGCGGCCCAGGGTCGATATCTTCTCCTATCATTTCTACGGCACCGTCTCGAAACGCTGCGCCGCGATGGACAAGAGCGCGGGGATCAGCCCGGACCGGGCGCTGGACGAGGACTGGCTGGCGCGCGCCGACAGCACGGCGACCTATTACAAGGAACGGCAACAGCGTTTCGCGCCCGGCACCGATATCTGGATCACCGAAACGGCGCAGGCGGCCTGTGGCGGCGACGCCTGGGCAGCGACCTGGCGCGACAGTTTCCGCTATGTCGACCAGTTGGGGCGGCAGGCGAAGCAAGGTGTGTCGGTGGTCTTCCACAATACGCTGGCGGCCAGCGACTATGCACTGATCGACGAGGCGACGATGATGCCGCGGCCGAGCTATTGGGCGGCGGTCCTATGGGCGCGGCTGATGGGCAATGTCGTGCTGGATGCGGGCCGGAATGAAGGCAAGCTGCATCTCTACAGCCAGTGTCTGCGTGGCACACCGGGCGGCGTCGCGCTGGTCGCGATCAATCTCGATACCGCCAATCCCGCCAGCCTGTCGCTCGCCGGCAAGGCGGCCCGTTATACGCTGACCGCCGACAATCTGGACGCGGGCAGCGTGAAGCTCAACGGCCGGACGCTGGCGGTGGGGCAGGATGGCGTCTTGCCCAATCTCAAGGGCGTCGCCGCGCGCGGCCTGCAGTCACTGCCGGCGGCAAGCATCAGCTATCTGACCTATCCCGATGCCCGCAACCCGGCCTGTCCCTGA
- a CDS encoding carboxymuconolactone decarboxylase family protein: MNEEAETARIARRHAQILGDAPRIEALSIDEYSADLDPLIRQMIAINQSIDAREADLLTDVTDAQAQGLGDMSAVLARLPEIIRTMMRHPALFARQTDVGVTLLTQGKLSARDREMAILRVAWLCQAPYEWGEHVMIARHAGIAREEVERIVIGSADPGWNDHDRAILRGVEELHGDAMIADATWAVLAARLDEAQLIELTVLIGQYQAVAYYQNSLKLRLHGGNKGLSAR; this comes from the coding sequence ATGAACGAAGAGGCCGAAACCGCCCGCATCGCGCGCCGCCATGCCCAGATATTGGGCGATGCGCCCCGCATCGAAGCGCTGAGCATCGACGAGTATAGCGCCGATCTCGACCCGCTGATCCGGCAGATGATCGCCATCAACCAGAGCATCGACGCGCGCGAGGCGGACCTGCTGACCGACGTGACCGATGCGCAAGCACAGGGGCTGGGCGACATGTCCGCCGTGCTGGCACGCCTGCCCGAAATCATCCGTACCATGATGCGCCATCCGGCGCTGTTCGCCCGCCAGACGGATGTCGGCGTCACGCTGCTGACGCAGGGCAAGCTTTCCGCGCGCGATCGGGAAATGGCGATCCTGCGCGTTGCCTGGCTCTGTCAGGCGCCCTATGAATGGGGCGAGCATGTGATGATCGCGCGCCATGCCGGCATCGCTCGGGAAGAGGTGGAGCGGATCGTGATCGGTTCGGCCGATCCGGGCTGGAACGACCATGACCGGGCGATCCTGCGCGGGGTCGAGGAACTGCATGGCGACGCCATGATCGCCGACGCGACCTGGGCCGTGCTGGCGGCGCGGCTGGATGAGGCACAACTGATCGAGCTGACGGTGCTGATCGGTCAATATCAGGCCGTGGCCTATTATCAGAACAGCCTCAAGCTGCGCCTGCACGGCGGCAACAAGGGGCTGTCCGCCCGATAG
- the cydX gene encoding cytochrome bd-I oxidase subunit CydX, which produces MWYFAWILGVGLAVGFGILNGVWHEFHSEPGEY; this is translated from the coding sequence ATGTGGTATTTTGCCTGGATATTGGGCGTCGGCCTGGCTGTCGGCTTCGGCATCCTCAACGGCGTCTGGCACGAGTTCCATTCGGAACCCGGCGAATATTGA
- the cydB gene encoding cytochrome d ubiquinol oxidase subunit II, giving the protein MTIPLDYETLRVIWWLLLGVLLIGFALTDGFDLGSAALLPFAGRTDEERRMIINSVGATWEGNQVWFILGGGAIFAAWPFVYAVSFSGFYLAMFLVLSALILRPVGFKYRSKKPDARWRAGWDWALFVGGLVPALVFGVAVGNVLVGAPFRLDGDLRMFYEGSLLGLFTPFTLLTGLLSVAMLVLHGAGWLSLKTQGPVLQRVRRYGQGAAVLSILLFAIGGLFVAWSGMGYRVDGVIDPNGPSNPHLGGAVAAAGAWLDNYAAHPWMLLAPILGFVGPVLALLGIRGQRDTLVFAGSSIANVGIISTVGLSMFPFILPSSIDPGSSLTAWNASSSHGTLFTMLICTVIFLPIVLAYTAWAYKVMFGRVTDREIRLNPDFY; this is encoded by the coding sequence ATGACCATTCCGCTCGATTATGAAACGCTGCGCGTCATCTGGTGGCTGCTGCTGGGCGTGCTGCTGATCGGCTTCGCCCTCACCGACGGCTTTGACCTCGGATCAGCGGCCTTGCTGCCCTTTGCCGGCCGGACCGACGAGGAACGGCGCATGATCATCAACAGCGTCGGCGCTACCTGGGAAGGGAACCAGGTCTGGTTCATCCTGGGCGGCGGCGCCATCTTTGCCGCCTGGCCCTTCGTCTATGCCGTCAGCTTTTCCGGCTTCTATCTCGCCATGTTCCTGGTGCTGTCGGCGCTGATCCTGCGGCCAGTCGGCTTCAAATATCGCTCGAAGAAGCCGGACGCCCGCTGGCGCGCCGGCTGGGACTGGGCGCTGTTCGTCGGCGGCCTGGTGCCCGCGCTCGTTTTCGGCGTCGCGGTCGGCAATGTGCTGGTCGGCGCGCCCTTCCGCCTCGATGGTGATCTGCGCATGTTCTATGAAGGGTCGCTGCTCGGCCTGTTCACGCCCTTCACCCTGTTGACCGGCCTGCTGTCGGTCGCGATGCTGGTGCTGCATGGTGCCGGCTGGCTCAGCCTCAAGACGCAGGGGCCGGTGCTGCAGCGCGTGCGCCGCTATGGTCAGGGCGCGGCGGTCCTGTCGATCCTGCTGTTCGCTATCGGCGGGCTGTTCGTTGCCTGGAGCGGCATGGGCTATCGCGTCGATGGCGTGATCGATCCCAATGGTCCGTCCAACCCGCATCTGGGCGGCGCGGTCGCGGCGGCGGGCGCATGGCTCGACAATTATGCGGCGCATCCCTGGATGCTGCTGGCGCCGATCCTGGGCTTTGTCGGACCAGTGCTGGCATTGCTGGGTATTCGTGGCCAGCGCGACACGTTGGTCTTCGCCGGATCGTCGATCGCCAATGTCGGCATCATCAGCACCGTCGGCCTGTCGATGTTCCCCTTCATCCTGCCCAGTTCGATCGATCCGGGGTCCAGCCTGACCGCGTGGAACGCCTCGTCCAGTCACGGCACCTTGTTCACCATGCTGATCTGCACCGTCATCTTCCTGCCGATCGTGCTGGCTTACACGGCCTGGGCCTACAAGGTGATGTTCGGCCGGGTGACCGACCGGGAAATCCGCCTCAACCCCGACTTTTACTAA